A single region of the Pectinophora gossypiella chromosome 2, ilPecGoss1.1, whole genome shotgun sequence genome encodes:
- the LOC126375591 gene encoding mitochondrial import receptor subunit TOM40 homolog, with amino-acid sequence MHSDTSQKKSSLSVSLANLFRLRIFETIYANSESNPASSANSPRPACPTALAQDKYGGGDAPLPKRGGRRSPDGSKRSTGDRGKTGAGVTGSRAGRLGEQKGPDDLPSGATNPGLLRYIHNAARYRLPQCFEGGSVSVKQSSKNNWILGHTLSFSSVSPGGYKLLLSYVDPAKPATPPYFVMEAAPGGQLSCEVRVGPTKGTRATVVAQIADGELYSFESIFDAYFNSCTASVIAVNREFIALHFLQSITKNVSLGGEVVARGHSELSSASGAARYADPKNSLSATLGNRGVDVCYARNIKPFLTVAAMLEVGFAIRRALGTLAYEWRSDFWTARASIDSDGLVGATLQRALGGKNAQLSCAISALLNHPNDKFRLGFAINAAII; translated from the exons ATGCATTCAGATACATCCCAGAAAAAATCTTCTTTATCAGTGTCGTTAGCTAATTTGTTTCGGCTTAGGATTTTCGAGACGATTTACGCGAATAGTGAGTCGAATCCTGCGTCTTCTGCGAATTCCCCTCGACCAGCATGTCCGACAGCATTGGCGCAGGACAAGTACGGCGGCGGGGATGCTCCGCTGCCGAAGAGAGGTGGACGACGAAGCCCTGATGGATCTAAAAGATCCACGGGCGACCGGGGGAAAACCGGCGCTGGCGTGACAGGCTCCCGAGCTGGACGATTGGGCGAACAGAAGGGCCCAGACGACTTGCCCAGCGGAGCTACAAACCCTGGCCTTCTCCGTTACATCCACAACGCTGCTCGGTACAGGTTACCCCAATGTTTTGAAGGTGGGTCCGTGTCAGTAAAGCAGAGCTCGAAGAATAATTGGATTTTGGGCCACACGTTGTCGTTCAGCTCGGTGTCACCAGGCGGATACAAGCTGCTGCTGTCGTACGTGGACCCCGCCAAGCCGGCGACTCCGCCCTACTTCGTGATGGAAGCAGCCCCGGGAGGGCAGTTAAGCTGTGAAGTACGCGTGGGTCCAACGAAAGGGACCCGTGCCACCGTGGTGGCCCAAATCGCTGATGGAGAGCTTTACAGCTTCGAGAGTATATTCGACGCCTACTTTAACAGTTGCACTGCGTCCGTCATAGCGGTCAATCGGGAATTCATTGCTCTACATTTCTTGCAG TCAATTACGAAGAACGTATCGTTGGGCGGGGAAGTAGTGGCTCGTGGGCACTCGGAGCTGAGCTCAGCGTCAGGGGCGGCGCGCTATGCTGACCCCAAGAACTCTTTGAGCGCCACTCTCGGCAACCGAGGCGTCGATGTATGCTACGCTCGGAATATCAAACCTTTCCTCACCGTCGCTGCTATGCTTGAG GTCGGATTTGcaatccgccgtgcactgggtACATTGGCATATGAATGGCGCAGCGACTTCTGGACGGCGCGAGCTTCCATCGATTCTGACGGCCTGGTGGGCGCCACGCTCCAACGCGCTCTCGGCGGTAAAAACGCGCAACTATCCTGCGCTATCTCCGCGCTTCTGAACCATCCCAACGATAAATTCCGCCTTGGATTCGCTATCAATGCTGCTATCATTTAG